The Akkermansia sp. N21116 genome includes a region encoding these proteins:
- a CDS encoding SPFH domain-containing protein: MMEDHINRMSIIDVVKWDASPNVLAWKYPSSELSTWTQLIVSESQEAILLKEGQFVGPFAPGRHTLSSENYPILATIYKIPFGRSPFTAEVWFVQKVYTLDVKWGTVTPIQIEDPKYNLMLPVSAFGQYGLQIENSRMFLSKLVGTLPAFTVKTIQSHFKGIIMTLVKDTIAKYLLEKHVSILQISARLSELSDYIEGVLVEMLAEYGVKVCNFCVESVSTDDSDPAVARLKRALAERAEMNIIGFNYHEKRSFDVMETAVGNEGAGGVQSSVLGAGMGMALGMGLGQTVGDQASRLSPRIDTGAGMRVCSKCGATNQSDARFCCNCGQMLVLPKQFCPGCGMEVPPDARFCTHCGNSIV; the protein is encoded by the coding sequence ATGATGGAAGATCATATTAATCGTATGTCCATAATTGATGTTGTTAAATGGGACGCTTCTCCAAATGTATTAGCTTGGAAGTATCCATCCTCTGAATTGAGTACGTGGACGCAATTGATTGTGTCAGAATCCCAAGAAGCGATTTTGTTGAAGGAGGGGCAGTTTGTAGGGCCTTTTGCTCCGGGACGTCATACGCTGAGTTCCGAGAATTATCCGATCCTTGCGACAATTTATAAGATTCCTTTTGGGCGCTCTCCTTTTACGGCTGAGGTGTGGTTTGTCCAAAAGGTGTATACGCTTGACGTGAAGTGGGGAACGGTAACTCCTATTCAGATTGAAGATCCCAAATACAATCTCATGCTGCCTGTTTCGGCTTTTGGGCAATATGGATTGCAAATTGAGAATAGCAGGATGTTTTTGTCTAAGTTGGTGGGAACGTTACCTGCTTTTACGGTGAAGACGATACAGTCCCATTTTAAGGGAATTATCATGACTTTGGTGAAGGATACGATTGCAAAGTATCTTTTGGAGAAGCATGTGTCGATTCTGCAGATATCCGCACGACTGAGTGAGTTGTCGGATTATATCGAAGGTGTTCTGGTTGAGATGCTCGCTGAATACGGGGTTAAGGTATGCAATTTCTGTGTGGAATCTGTTTCGACGGATGACAGCGATCCTGCCGTGGCGAGGTTGAAACGCGCTTTGGCTGAACGTGCCGAGATGAATATTATCGGTTTTAACTATCACGAAAAACGTTCGTTTGATGTGATGGAGACTGCTGTTGGCAATGAAGGGGCTGGTGGTGTTCAGTCCAGTGTTCTCGGCGCAGGAATGGGTATGGCTTTGGGGATGGGATTAGGACAGACGGTAGGGGATCAGGCATCTAGACTTTCTCCCCGGATTGATACTGGTGCCGGGATGCGAGTCTGTTCCAAATGTGGAGCGACCAATCAATCCGATGCCAGATTTTGTTGCAATTGCGGTCAGATGCTGGTCTTGCCGAAACAGTTTTGTCCCGGTTGCGGGATGGAAGTGCCACCCGATGCCAGGTTTTGTACACATTGTGGTAATTCTATTGTTTAA
- a CDS encoding ATP-dependent Clp protease ATP-binding subunit, giving the protein MNNFTPRAQQVLALARRESDRFNHNYIGTEHLLLGILKIGQGVAVSVLERMGMDITSIIGQIEAQITTGTEPRTEGNIPYTPRVKRVLSLANKEAQELNHSYVGTEHLLLGLLRDGGGLAAQILRNTGLDLDQARREILEELSPKFRDMDEVNPPDDDESLYEDEDESRQAEADGGGLPPSPKGMRGKMTALQAFGRDMTQLARDGLLDPVIGRSAEIERVIQILCRRNKNNPVLLGEAGVGKTAIVEGLAQEIAAGKVPELLMQKKVITLDLALMVAGTKYRGQFEERIKAIMDEIRRDGNIILFIDELHTIVGAGSAEGAMDASNIIKPALSRGELQAIGATTLNEYRKHIEKDAALERRFQQVQVGEPSVEDTIKILHGIQSKYEDHHKVRYTDDAISTAAKLSHRYLTGRFLPDKAIDILDEAGARKRVSQMTRPPEFTTLEEKINKLREDKQNAIIEQNFELAAQLRDNEKKSQRLLEETLVQWRNDYDTKYVPVTEEDIMIVLSKWTGIPLSRMEEKETEKLLRMEEELKSKVIGQDEAASAVSRALRRSRADIKDPRRPIGSFLFLGPTGVGKTYLARNLAEIMFGTADALIQVDMSEYMEKHTTSRLIGSPPGYVGHEEGGQLTESVRRRPYSVILFDEVEKAHPDVMNLLLQILEEGMVTDSLGRKVNFRNTIIILTSNVGASSIKRQGTMGFGAIASEEADYESMKEKILEESRKHFRPEFLNRFDELIIFRMLEQKDLERIVGLEANKLIERLHQKNISLSLSPDAMSLIIKQGYDPQYGARPMRRAIERLLEDPLAEALLRNEVAPGMRVKAIVNEDGKTVKFVPDIPLDELQLSLPSSTEQPVKTKKSRKKQSEHTDDSAQDVPTPRKSPKRKKQDDQ; this is encoded by the coding sequence ATGAACAATTTTACACCTCGTGCCCAGCAAGTCCTTGCACTGGCAAGGCGTGAATCCGATCGTTTCAACCACAACTACATCGGAACAGAACACCTCCTCCTCGGCATCCTCAAAATAGGCCAGGGCGTTGCTGTCTCCGTTCTTGAACGTATGGGGATGGACATCACCAGCATCATCGGCCAAATCGAAGCCCAAATCACCACCGGAACGGAACCGCGCACCGAAGGAAACATCCCCTACACTCCGAGAGTCAAAAGAGTCCTCAGCCTAGCCAACAAAGAGGCCCAGGAACTCAACCACTCCTATGTCGGTACGGAACACCTCCTCCTCGGACTTCTCCGGGACGGAGGAGGACTGGCGGCACAAATCCTCCGCAACACGGGATTGGACCTCGACCAGGCACGGCGGGAAATCCTCGAAGAACTCTCCCCCAAATTCCGGGATATGGATGAAGTCAACCCTCCCGATGATGACGAATCCCTCTATGAAGATGAGGACGAATCCCGCCAAGCAGAGGCGGACGGCGGAGGACTGCCTCCTTCTCCGAAAGGGATGCGTGGTAAAATGACCGCCTTGCAAGCATTCGGAAGAGATATGACCCAACTGGCAAGAGATGGCTTGCTCGACCCGGTCATCGGTCGTTCGGCGGAAATTGAACGCGTCATCCAAATCCTCTGCCGCCGCAACAAAAACAACCCCGTTCTCCTCGGAGAAGCCGGCGTTGGCAAAACGGCCATCGTCGAAGGACTCGCCCAGGAAATAGCCGCCGGCAAAGTCCCCGAATTACTCATGCAAAAAAAGGTCATCACACTTGACCTGGCCCTCATGGTAGCCGGCACCAAATATCGCGGACAATTCGAAGAAAGGATCAAGGCCATCATGGACGAAATCCGCCGGGACGGCAACATCATCCTCTTCATTGATGAACTCCACACCATCGTCGGTGCCGGATCCGCAGAAGGCGCCATGGACGCATCCAACATCATCAAACCCGCATTATCCCGAGGAGAACTCCAGGCAATCGGCGCAACAACCCTGAACGAATACCGCAAACACATCGAAAAAGATGCGGCACTCGAACGTCGGTTCCAGCAAGTCCAGGTCGGCGAGCCTTCCGTCGAAGATACCATCAAGATCCTCCATGGCATCCAGAGCAAATACGAAGACCACCACAAAGTCCGATACACAGACGATGCCATCAGCACAGCAGCCAAGCTCTCCCATCGGTATCTGACTGGGAGATTCCTGCCCGACAAAGCTATCGACATCCTGGACGAAGCCGGAGCCCGCAAACGCGTCTCTCAAATGACTCGTCCCCCTGAATTCACCACTCTTGAAGAGAAAATCAACAAACTCAGGGAAGACAAACAGAATGCCATCATCGAGCAAAACTTCGAACTCGCCGCCCAACTCCGGGACAACGAGAAAAAGAGCCAGCGTCTTCTGGAAGAAACTCTCGTTCAATGGAGAAACGATTACGACACGAAATACGTCCCCGTCACAGAAGAAGACATCATGATCGTCCTCTCCAAGTGGACCGGCATCCCCCTCTCCCGCATGGAAGAAAAGGAAACCGAAAAGCTCCTCCGCATGGAAGAAGAACTCAAAAGCAAAGTTATCGGTCAGGACGAAGCCGCTTCTGCCGTTTCCCGCGCTTTGCGGCGAAGCCGTGCAGACATCAAAGATCCGCGTCGCCCCATCGGTTCCTTCCTCTTCCTTGGCCCGACCGGCGTCGGTAAAACCTACCTCGCCCGCAACCTTGCCGAAATCATGTTCGGAACCGCCGATGCGCTGATCCAGGTAGACATGAGCGAGTACATGGAAAAACACACCACCTCCCGCCTCATCGGCTCGCCTCCCGGCTACGTCGGTCATGAAGAAGGGGGCCAGCTCACGGAATCCGTGCGCCGCCGTCCCTACTCCGTCATCCTTTTCGACGAAGTGGAAAAAGCCCACCCCGACGTCATGAACCTCCTCCTCCAGATTCTGGAAGAAGGCATGGTCACCGACTCTTTGGGACGTAAAGTCAACTTCCGTAATACCATCATCATCCTTACGTCAAACGTCGGAGCTTCCTCCATCAAGCGACAGGGTACGATGGGCTTCGGAGCCATAGCTTCCGAAGAAGCAGACTACGAGTCTATGAAGGAGAAAATTCTGGAAGAATCCCGTAAGCACTTCCGCCCTGAATTTCTCAACCGGTTCGATGAGCTCATCATCTTCCGCATGCTGGAACAAAAGGATCTGGAACGCATCGTAGGGCTGGAAGCCAACAAACTAATCGAACGCCTCCATCAAAAAAACATATCCCTGAGCCTTTCGCCGGATGCCATGTCCCTCATCATCAAGCAGGGGTACGATCCCCAGTATGGGGCACGCCCCATGCGCCGCGCCATTGAACGCCTGCTGGAAGATCCGCTCGCAGAAGCACTTCTCCGCAATGAGGTTGCCCCGGGCATGAGAGTCAAAGCCATCGTCAATGAGGATGGGAAAACTGTAAAATTCGTTCCCGACATCCCATTGGACGAACTCCAGCTCTCCCTGCCATCCTCCACGGAGCAACCCGTTAAAACTAAAAAAAGCCGGAAAAAACAATCGGAACATACCGATGATAGCGCACAGGATGTTCCCACTCCCCGGAAATCCCCCAAACGCAAAAAACAGGACGATCAATAA
- a CDS encoding ATP--guanido phosphotransferase — MTKQRRPLGSTMTFDQLIKRPASWMVSSHKNQDIVLTSRIRLARNLKDLPFPGWARKKQRIEILSQIMPIVSRLDEQQTGFNAELSDLDQLQKQLLVERHLISRELAARSEGCGISISRNQSVSILLNEEDHLRLQCIMPGLQIRKAWEHIRQIDHLLGEQLPYASLAGLGYLTACPTNLGTGMRASVMVHLPGMVLSGYMDQVFKAAEKLNITVRGIYGEGTDTTGNIFQFSNISNVKDNENTILDKIKNVISALSVQETNAREKVYRDNPIAIKDRIGKSYGILKFARLISTREALEHISMIRMGISLGVIANDDPKSLYLLVLRIQAAHIQQALGGQLPPEMDKEQLAFLAGKERADTIREHFKNIPEPNFNH, encoded by the coding sequence ATGACTAAGCAACGCCGCCCCCTGGGTTCCACAATGACCTTTGACCAGCTGATCAAACGCCCCGCCTCCTGGATGGTATCATCCCATAAAAATCAGGATATCGTCCTGACATCCCGCATCCGTTTAGCCCGCAACCTCAAAGACCTTCCCTTCCCCGGATGGGCCAGGAAAAAACAGCGTATCGAAATCCTTTCCCAAATTATGCCGATCGTCTCCAGATTGGATGAACAACAAACTGGATTCAACGCCGAACTTTCAGATCTCGACCAACTGCAAAAACAACTCCTCGTCGAACGCCACCTCATTTCGCGCGAACTCGCCGCCCGCTCGGAAGGGTGCGGAATCTCCATCTCGCGCAATCAATCCGTCAGCATCCTCCTCAACGAAGAAGACCATCTCCGCCTCCAATGCATCATGCCCGGGCTCCAAATCCGCAAGGCATGGGAGCATATCCGCCAAATCGATCACCTCCTCGGAGAACAACTACCTTACGCCAGCCTTGCCGGACTAGGCTACCTCACGGCCTGTCCCACCAATCTCGGTACCGGCATGCGAGCTTCCGTTATGGTTCACCTGCCCGGCATGGTTCTCTCCGGCTACATGGATCAGGTTTTCAAAGCGGCGGAGAAACTCAATATCACCGTCCGCGGCATCTACGGAGAAGGTACCGACACCACAGGCAATATCTTCCAATTTTCCAACATCAGCAACGTCAAAGATAACGAAAACACCATCCTCGACAAAATCAAGAACGTCATCTCGGCTCTTTCCGTCCAGGAAACCAATGCCCGCGAAAAAGTTTACCGGGACAACCCCATCGCCATCAAAGACCGTATCGGTAAATCCTACGGAATCCTCAAATTCGCCCGTCTGATTTCCACACGAGAAGCTCTGGAACACATCTCCATGATACGCATGGGGATCTCTCTGGGCGTCATTGCCAACGATGATCCAAAATCCCTTTACTTGCTCGTTCTCCGCATCCAGGCAGCACATATCCAACAAGCCCTCGGCGGCCAGCTACCTCCGGAAATGGATAAAGAACAACTCGCCTTCCTGGCCGGAAAAGAACGGGCAGACACCATCCGGGAACACTTCAAAAACATACCGGAACCCAATTTCAACCACTAA
- a CDS encoding TM2 domain-containing protein: MKCEYCNNAIPAGVAKCPSCGAPAPEQVVAESAPTPTQMPASGQPQIVIQVQQPQQVMPTTLPKSRTAYVVLAIFLGCFGIHNFYAGYTGRAITQLVITLLIGWFGFAFFIWIWAIIEAIVVKQDAKGVPFS, encoded by the coding sequence ATGAAATGCGAATATTGTAATAATGCTATTCCGGCCGGTGTGGCCAAGTGCCCATCCTGCGGAGCTCCTGCTCCCGAGCAGGTAGTTGCCGAATCGGCTCCTACTCCAACTCAAATGCCAGCTTCCGGGCAACCTCAGATTGTCATCCAAGTTCAGCAACCTCAGCAGGTGATGCCTACGACGTTACCCAAAAGCCGGACGGCTTATGTGGTGCTTGCCATTTTCCTGGGATGTTTCGGTATCCATAATTTTTATGCGGGTTATACGGGGCGCGCCATTACGCAGTTGGTGATTACTCTGTTGATCGGCTGGTTTGGCTTTGCATTCTTCATCTGGATATGGGCTATTATTGAGGCCATTGTCGTGAAGCAGGATGCCAAGGGGGTTCCTTTCTCCTGA